Part of the Salmo trutta chromosome 2, fSalTru1.1, whole genome shotgun sequence genome, ATGAGAACTTTGCGCCATAGGACCACTTACCCATGATGCCTTGGGAAGAGGAAGTGAGTCCTACCTTGAGCACGCCTTTTAGAATACTGCCTCCGGCCACACCTCCTTTCAGGTCGTCAACCTCACAACCCGGCTTGTTGACATCAAATGACCGGATCACTGAAACACACAAACTCAAACCACGTTAACACACATCCACAAAACATACGATAAGCTGGTACAAGTCATCACGTGTCTATTCTTACCAATCAGTCTAGGTTCTGAGGTGAAGTCTCTGATGGGGACAGGGATCTTCTTGACAATGTATTCACACACCACCTCTATGTTGTACTTCAACTGTGCTGAGATAGGAATAATAGGTGCTCCCTCTGCCACTGTACCTACACACAACAGGAGAGGTGTTACACACACTTTAAAAGGAGAGGCAGAGGGGTTAAACATCTACATTCACTACGCTCAGGTCTAACAAACAcattcagaaacacacacacacacacacacacacacacacacacacacacacacacacacacatacatacaatgcTTTACAGGACAGAGCTATTCCAGCCACTGACCCTGAACGAAGGCTAGGATCTGTTCGTACTGCTCCTTGGCCTGGCTCTCCTTGACCAGATCAATCTTGTTCTGGAGGATCAGGATGTGTTTGAGCTTCATGATCTCTATGGCAGCCAGGTGCTCAGAGGTTTGGGGCTGGGGACACGACTCGTTACCCgctgggagagaggaaggagaggtgaCAGAGCAGtgtgtatcaaatcaaaatcaaatcaaagtttactggtcACATAACATATGCACATCTGTTTATCgcagcaatgtcagagtccggaataaaacaaacacatataccggtcaaaagttttagaacacctactcattcaaaggtttttcttatttttacgattttctacattgtagaataataaggaAGACATCAAAACCGTGAAACaacacagtaaccaaaaaagaagtgttacaacaaatcaaaatatattttatatttgagattcttcaaatagctatccttttccttgatgacagctttgactgtcttggcattctctcaaccagcttcacctggaatgtttttacaacagtcttgaagaagttcctacatgtgctgagcacttgttggctgcttttccttcacaccgcggtccaactcttcccaaaccatctcaattgggttgaggtcggtgattgtggaggccatgtcatctgatgccgCACTCCATCaatcttcttggtcaaatagccctcacacagcctggaggtgtattttgggtcatcgtcctgttgaaaaacaaatgatagtcccactaagcacaaaccagaagggatggtgtatcactgcagaatgctgtggtagccatgctggggaagtgtgccttgaattctaaatgaatcacagacagtgtcaccagcaaagcacccccacaccatcatacctcctcctccatgcttcacagtgggaaccacacatgcggagatcatccgttcacctactctgcgtctcacaaagacacggcagttggaaccaaaggacagatttccactggtctaatgtccattgctcgtgtttcttgacccaagcaagtctcttcttcttattggtgtcctttagtagtggattgtttgcagcaattcgaccatgagggcctgattcacgcagtctcctctgaacagttgatgttgagatgtgtctgttacttgaactctgtgaagcatttatttgggctgcaatctgaggtgcagttaactttaatgaacttatcctccgcagcagaggtaactctgggtcttgggtctttgggtcttccttcctttcctgtggcggtcctcatgagagacaggtGCTTGacgatttttgcgactgcacttgaagaaacgttaaaagttcttgaaattttccagattaaAGTAGGGAAACCTTGTCAGTTGtcaaactgaatgtattcaactgaaatgtattAACATTAACTTTGAATCAgggaggtgcggggggctgcccagggaacagtgggtaaactgccttgctcaggggaagaacggcagatttttaccttgtcagctcggggattcgatccagcaaccttccggttactggcccaacgctctaaccactagtctacctgccaacccctaagtaacgatggactgtggtttctctttgcttatttgagctgttcttaccataatatggacttgatcttttaccaaatagggctcctgtataccacccctaccttgttacaacacaactgattggctcaaacgcattaaggaaagaaattccacaaatgaacaaggcacacctgtgaaatgaaatgcattccaggtgactacctcatgaaactagttgagagaatgccaaaagtgtgcaaagctgtcatcaaggcaaagggtgaaaaatctcaaatatattttgatttgtttaacacttttttgattactacatgattccatgtgttatttcatagttttgatgtcttcactattattctacaatgtagaaaatattaaaataaagaaaaacccttgaaatgagtaggtgtccaaacgttttactggtactgtacatataaataatggtgtgtataaacagtatgGATATGATAAATGGAACATTTTGCTTAACGTTTAAAAATTGGCCACTATAGGTTTTCCGGTTAAAACGATAAGAAAAAATCATAAAATTCCACGTCAATTCACAATGTATAATAGGATCGTTATTCTACATGTATGACCGTAACGGCCGGGCAATGAAGTTATATCCACCACAACCCTTTACAGATATACAACGCAGCTAGACATACAACGCAGCTACAAGTGATAACTTTTCAGACAATGAAAAAAAGTGCCACATCAGAAGAGTCTGTAGCTTTTCAGACAGTAGAATTCTGCTCAGGCATTTCATGTTCTATTGTTTCCCTGACAACAAGAAACATTGCTGATTGATGTGCGGCTGTGTTGTTTTTAATGATAGGGTAGCTAGATGAGCTTTATTTCTACTAAATGTCTTGGTAAGTCACAGTATTTCAATAACTTTAAAGCACTATTTTAAGAGAGCGTGGTCTGcgtgcaggcagacaggcaggcaggcaggcagacaggcaggcagacaggcaggcaggctgcgCGCAGCAGATCAAGATTATTTGATTGACAGTTCTGGTCGCACAGCGATAGTCCCGCTTCAGAAGCAGCATTACTTTACAGACAAGTAAAATGCCGTTCATATTTCCAGAGAAGGTTTTGTGTCTGCATTTAAAAAGCCGTAGTGTAGCCTACCCTGACAGACCACATTCCATTATATCTGAAAAGGTCATCGATACAGGCTACTGGTAGCCTACTGTCATTTCATATTATGAGACAAAAACACCTCCACCCACTCAGCCACGAAGAGTACCCTGTGCTTCCAAGACTGGCCAGAAGATACCTCTGTATCCCGGCAACATCGGTACCATGAATAAACTAGGATATTCTAAATCAAATCTAAAtgttatttgccacatgcaccgaatacaacaggtgtagatcttaccgtgaaatgcttacttacaagcccttaaccaacaatgcagttcaagaaatagagttatgaaaatatttactaaataaagtaaagtaaaaaataacactaacaaggctatatacagggagtaccggtacagagtcaatgtgcgggggtacaggttagtcgaggtcatttgtaaaaacggggggggggggggggggtcaaagtaaATAGTCcgtgtggccatttgattaattgttcagccgtcttatggcttggggggtagaaactgttaaggagccttttgatcctagacttggagcaccggtaccacttgccatgcggtagcagagtgtGAGAGGAAAATTAACATGTTTACCTGCTTTGTTTAAtattaatatactgctcaaaaaaataaagggaacacttaaacaacacatcctacatctgaatgaaagaaataatcttattaaatacttttttctttacatagttgaatgtgcttacaacaaaaatcacacaaaaataatcaatggaaatccaatttatcaacccatggaggtctggatttggagtcacactcaaaattaaagtggaaaaccacactacaggctgatccaactttgatgtaatgtccttaaaacaagtcacaatgaggctcagtagtgtgtgtggcctccacgtgcctgtatgacctccctacaacacctgggcatgctcctgatgaggtggcggatggtctcctgagagatctcctcccagacctggacgaaagcatccgccaactcctggacagtctgtggtgcaacgtggcattggtggatggagcgaggcatgatgtcccagatgtgcggaattggattcaggtctggggaacgggcgggccagtccatagcatcaatgccttcctcttgcaggaactgctgacacactccagtcacatgaggtctagcattgtcctgcattaggaggaacccagggccaaccacaccagcatatggtctcacaaggggtctgaggatctcaactcggtacctaatggcagtcaggctacctctggcgagcacatggagggctgtgcggccccccaacgaaatgccaccccacaccatgactgacccaccgccaaaccggtcatgctgaaggatgttgcaggcagcagaacgttctccatggcatctccagactctgtcacgtctgtcacatgtgctcagtgtgaacctgctttcatctgtgaagagcacagggcgccagtggcgaatttgccaatcttggtgttctctggcaaatgccaaacgtcctgcacggtgttgggctgtaagcacaacccccacctgtggacgtcgggccctcataccaccctcatggagtctgtttctgaccgtttgagcagacacatgcacatttgtggcctgctggaggtcattttgcagggctctggcagtgcttctacTGCTCTTCCTtgtacaaaggcggaggtagcggtcctgctgctgggttgttgccctcctacggcctcctccacatctcctgatgtactggcctgtctcctggtagcgcctccatgctctggacactacgctgacagacacagcaaaccttcttgccacagctcgcattgatgtgccatcctggatgagctgcactacctgagccacttgtgtgggttgtagactccgtctcaatctaccactagagtgaaagcaccgccagcattcaaaagtgaccaaaacatcagccaggaagcataggaactgagaagtggtctgtggtccccacctgcagaaccactcctttattgggggtgtcttgctaattgcctatcatttccacctgttgtctattccatttgcacaacagcatgtgaaatttattgtcaatcagtgttgcttcctaagtggacagtttgatttcacagaagtgtgattgactaggagttacattgtgttgtttaagtgttccctttatttttttgagcagtgtagttaacAATTATATATACTTAACAAACTGTAAGACATTTCTGTTCTACTAATTCTGTGTTTTCGTCAGGGTGCATACTCCAGCTCCCTGCAGCTAGTCTCAGCGTGTGGTCAAGGACATGGGTTTTACTCGAGATAGGGGTATCTGGAACTGACAATTGATTTAATGGGTTGGTGATAAAACCTACAGCATGCATTTCATAGAATGAGTTGGTGTTGGATAATGATGAGAGGAACCAAACTCTGGTTTCTATACAATAAGAACAGTCTTCACAACAAATGCTatctggctgggggggggggggggggggggtgtgtgtccTCCTTTCTCATATATCAAGTCTCACCTTTTGAACCATTCCATACATCtgatgtttgtcatgtagactaaGAGGGTGttgctataaaatatatttgtattctttCTATGTCAGAGCTGCTTAGCACAACAATCAAGAGTGTTGGGTCGACCAGCCTCACCGGCtgccttattaatacattttgaataaaGTAATATCCCGATTGGTGATTGACCTTGTCTTTCCTCATTATTGATTAGAATTTCAACgacaagagagaacagtctatgacttgggtgactggagtctgatcATTTTTTGGGTCTTCCTCttacaccacctagtatataggtcctggatggtatcAAGGCAACAGACCAAAGACTGAACACACACTCTCCTCATTAGCAAAGAGAAAGAGCGGGCAGGCGGAACCGTGCGCATAgcagccaagtggttagagcgttgcacTAGTAACCCGAaatgttgcaagatcgaatccccaagctgacaaggtaaaaatttgtcgttctgcccctgaacaaggcagttaacccactgttccaggCCTATAACACAGaaaattatattttttgtgataactgcactgtgattttaattatgtagggagaaaaaaaatctgtttggGATTTTTCTTAACGTTAAGGATCCAACTTTGTTTAAACGCTCCTAGCCTCATGGACattatatgaatagaaaaggtgtgtgtggATGAGAATCACAATTGATGTCATATTGACATATCAGAGGTGGAGTCTTACCAATGAGGAGGAGGGCAGCGTCCATAACAGCTGCTCCGTTCAGCATGGTGGCCATCAGAATGTCGTGGCCAGGACAGTCCACGAAGGACACATGTCTGACCAGTTTGAAGTTGCCCTTGGTTCCAGGGATGTCTGTAGGGAACTCATCAGGAGTACTGGAGCCACACGACCTGTAGCACTCTGGCCTGGGACAGCTGGGGTCGTCCAGCTTATACACCTAGAGCAGGGAGGGGAGGGCAGGTCAGTAGGGGAACATCACCTGTGCTACTGGTACTCTTCCACTGTGTCACAGCCCTTCCTCATGTGTGATCCTATTTCTGTTAGGGTCAATGGCCACTGTTGCTTACCTTGGCGTTAGCGTAACCTAGCTTGATGGTGATGTTCCTCTCCAGCTCGTTCTTGAAGCGGACAGTGTGAACACCTGAGATGGCCTTGACCACCGTCGACTTCCCGTGGGCCACATGACCAATGGTGCCTACAGGGCAGGGAGGACAGAGTGTTACTGGAGGCGCTATGTGGAGGAGGGTATTAGGGTTCAATGCTCACACGTAGGGCTACACAACTGATCAAATTCACAGAAATCGCAATACTGTGCAATACCCATATCACAAGAGATCCATATGGCATGCAATATTTTGAAACGCATCTCAGCAGTATGTAATGTCCGTTTTCATAGTTTACTCCTTTGTTTTTTCTCCTCGAGGCTGCTTCCCACACACAAGCCCATGTTACTCAAGCTGCgcagttcctcctcctccttagtGTTGGATTCACCCTATGTTTGCATGCTATTCTATTTAGGTCAAATGCATCAACCGATTGTTCCAAACCAgaacattctatttctatgattccaacagttcacccaagtgttttgatttATATTGCAAGTTCAATCGCAATATTTGGTATATCATTTTTTTTCAACGCAATTACATTTTGTTCCCCTATTCTGCAGCCCCACAGCATAACATTGCCAATTATAAGTCTGAATCCTTATTTCTACAAAGGCAAATGTCAGCATACAATCAGACAGGCTAGAATCAGATCAAGTGAGGGATGTGTCATATATGGCTGATTTCCCCAGATCTCAAGTTAGACACCACTACTGTAGGGGACTGGTTCTGGTTCACTCACCAATGTTGATGGTGGCCTGTCTGCTGATGATCTcttgagagagaggagtcagggTGGACACATCCTgttgagagaacacacacaggtcatTGAAGTATGCAAAGAGCACATGGGGatgtgaaacttactcctcaaCCTTGTGTCTTGCCACTTGAACCGCCAAATTGTAACTTTTCAGTGGCGCTGACTGGTAAGATGCTTCATGAGGGCTgtcacgtgtgctagcaaggcagaggtcctgggttcaagCCTGGTGGAATCAGgagtggtactcgctaagcaagcagcgtgacgtcCGTTATAAAAGTATGGTATTTAATCTAGAGTGGGCTaatgacaaataaataaataaaaaattgatgATTTATTGTGTGAGTATCGTGAGCTATGACATTGTGAAGCAGACAGAGGACTGTATGTATTATAATCTGGAAGTGTAATCTATTCTGCATAAGTAAACGGGACCTGTGGAGAGGCTGGAAGTTTACGTGACGTGCTCCTAGTGATGTGACCATCAGGTGCAGATGATACCATGGTCAAATATCCCCATCAATAATATAGACTAATGGAACAGCTAAATTGCAGCGTATCTTAATTATACTTTTTGAAAGTGTTGGATATAGGTCATTCACACAAAGGAATGGGCTGTTGTTCAGTTGTGCTGCGACATTTCCTGTCCATTCAGGGAAGATGTGCACTGAACAGCTGTTTACTTTTAATTTCAGTGACAACTGCACATACACAACCGAATGCAAACACGACTGACTTGGAGGAGCAAATGTACTTGTAGGTCTAGAACGTTACTGTATATAAAAGTGAAAACTGCCTTTACTCATTGGGCAGGGCTGAATATGGACAATCCCCACGTTGCTACGACagccaagctaacgttagctagctagttactgttAGCATGTGCCGGTAGAACAGTCCCTTTCCCGGAGTCCGCAACAACATAATTATTCATATTTTGTTCGGTGACTTTTAATGAATCTAACCACCACTATCCATATCATCAATGTTGAAAAGATCAACACTCACCAGATCATTTAGATCTTGTTTGGAAAGATGAGGCTGACCCAGCGTTATTCCAGACTCGTCACCCGCCATCTTAAACGTAAAAGGAATTTGAGTATGTTACGGCGATTGCCTGAAAGATATAGTACACCAATTTCTACTCAGCAAGTTGTGTCTCCTGTAATATCACCAGTCAGACATGACAGTTGTCAGAAATTACATGTTTCATCGTGTGTTATCGTGAATTTTATAATAGAAATGTATTATATATTTGATGAACGACTCAAAAAAGGGTCCTTTCGTTAGGGATGATGCAATATTCTAATTCACGAGCAATTCAAAGCCCTTCTTTACACAATATTTACTGGTGCAGTTGACAGCTACTGTAAAGTAACTGCATACAATTCAAATCGTTTCATCGATGTGCTTTTGTTTGATTTATTCATCGTAAAAGAAGTGAGAAAGAACTTCAGATACATGCGTTGGGTCCGTCCTTTATTGAGGACGTCACTCATTATTTGTCCATTTGTAGTTTTTTTCCTATATTTTTTGGTCAAGTGCCCGCTCGCTCTATGTTAAATGATACATTACCCGCTCTATGTTAAATGATACATTATCGCTCTTATTTTCTCGATAGTATCTCATTCTCCATATCCCGTCAATCCTTCACCAGCACAGCTCCTCcaccatcaataagggatcacagttttcacctggattcgcttggtcagtctatgtcatggaaagaccaggtgctcataatgttttctacactcactGTATGTGATCGTATAGAAATGTAagtaaggtttgaaatgattatgttttagtcaaatattatatatgtttgggcttcttgctgtcaatttgtagtctacaaattatttcGAATTATTTTCTGCCCATGGCCAGTGGCGtaatgtacttaagtaaaaacactttaaagtactacttaagtagttttttgatggtatctgtactttactttaccatatatatttttgacaacttttacttcactacattcctaaagaaaacgatgtactttttactccatcaattttccctgacacccaaaagtactcgttacattttgaatgcttagcaggaaagGAACATGGTTCAATTGACACACTTATCAATTGAACATCCCTgctcatctctactgcctctgatctggcggactcatcaaacacaaatgctttgtatgtgaataatgtctgagtgttggagtgagtgtgcccctggctatccgtaaaaaaaaaaatatatgaaaattgtgccgtctagtttgcttaatataaaataatttatacttttacttttgatactaaagtatatttaaaaccaaatactttaacttttactcaagtagtattttactgggttactttgacatttacttgagtcattttctattaaggtatcttttcttttcctcaagtatgacaattgggtactttttccaccactgcctgcaGCTGAATCTACAGTAGCTAATGATCTCTGGTCCATGGTGACAAATTGTCTGTTTGTGAGGTAGGATTTGAACTAGCCAATGGCCAGGCCAGTGAGACCAATGAGCTGCTCCAGTCTTTCCGGTAGGATGTTGTGGTTCACAATGTGAAAGTTTGCACTGAGGTCCAGGATGATCAGGATGCCTATATACCCTGAATCAGCATAACGATAACCTTATGTATAACCAGGCCAAAACAGTAAGCTACAGTTCTGCTCAGTAGTGTAAAGAGTTTTAAATGTTGTGCTCCACCTGAAAAATGATTTGGGGTATAGACTCATTAACACTGCCCCATTGTAGAACTTAAATGGATACGATGCAGAGATTCAGACAAGGCTTCAATGTTAATACCGGTAAGGAGGATGAGGGCAGGACATCAAAAGTGTGTAAGCAGGGTTGCTGGAACAGCCCGCTCTGGCTGTTCCACCAAAAAATCATTCCATCATTCGGTTTAACTGCTGAGAAAaaaaagagtgagggagagatagaggatagTTGATTACAAGgtcaatatttgtattttatatttcacctttatttaaccaggtaggctagttgagaacaagttctcattaatAATATGAAGAGAGAGGCCTCAATTATTCTGCACCACTGCAGCTCTATAATCCCAGGTTGACCCTAGTACACCAGGTTCACTTGTACTGCACAACGACGCCACTAAAGTTCCGTTCTAACAGGCTAGACCTAGGAAATGACGTCAGTGCGGGGAATATGGCGTCTGCAATGGCTATGGACTCTACAGACAAACAGTATATTGATATCAAGTTAAAATAACAACTAATTAAAGCCGCGGTGGAATTGTAAATGGACGATAAGGAATCTTCGGACATGTTTTTTTATTGTCCTTTTTCTTGATCTCGGATATAAACCCGCAACACATGTCAGAAGGAGCCAGGTCTGCCTGGTCAAAGAGGGGTTGTGGGGACTTGCAGCGCCGAGGTGAGAGACACTAGCCTGCTAAGCTAGCTAGCGATAAATAATTCCACGGGATGTCGTGAGCTACAAGCCAATGCAAGCTTGCAATAAAATGTGTATTGTCGTTAGCAAGTTGGCTAGCTACATTGGCTATCATTTTGACTGTCCTGTCATGGCCTTGCGCGAAAAATAAGCAATCTGTGATTTTCCCGACTGCGCGAGCTCACTGGTTAGCTACGTTATAAAGTCAGTTTCCTAGCCAACACGATTACGTCAAAGATTAGCCTACACGGTGAATCTAATGTTTTTGAGTCAGTTAACGTTAAATGCACTAGCTATATTATCAATTATGATTTCATTCATAGGGGGGAAATTAATTTCTATCTTTGTAGAAtgtttttctctgtctctagATCAGGGCAAACATAAACAGAGGAAATGTGAGCGTCCCCTCAGCCTGCTGTCAGCTAAGCTCGAGACTGGCCTCGAGGCCCCCAAAAGGTACACTCTCCATGACAACCATGACAACCATCCATCCCTACTCCTACCTGTAGCctgcatccctccatccatccctccctactcCTACCTGTAGCctgcatccatccatccctacTCCTACCTGTAGCctgcatccatccatccctccctactcCTACCTGTAGCctgcatccctccatccatccatccctactCCTACCTGTAGCctgcatccctccatccatccctccctactcCTACCTGTAGCctgcatccctccatccatccctccctattCCTACCTTTAGCctgcatccctccatccatccctccccactCCTACCTGTAGCctgcatccctccatccatccctccctactcCTACCTGTAGCctgcatccctccatccatccctccctactcCTACCTGTAGCctgcatccctccatccatccctccctactcCTACCTGTAGCctgcatccctccatccatccatccctactCCTACCTGTAGCCTGCATCCCTCCATTCATCCCTCCCTACTCCTACCTGTAGCctgcatccatccatccctccctactcCTACCTGTAGCctgcatccatccatccctccctactcCTACCTGTACCctgcatccctccatccatccctccctcctttcttccttAATACGGCCACCAGCCTTTGATCTGATAAAGCAGGAGGAATGGAAGGAATGGTGCAATTTTGAGTATTGGAATGGGGATCCAAGGCAGCCTGTTCATGGAGCCTCAGTATGTGTTCTCTTCAATCAGGGAAAGTTATGTTCACACATCTGGCTTAACTTTCTCAGTAGCTTTAGGACTAGCCCATGGTTTGATTtgaataaccttttttttttattgataaaGAAAAGATTTTCAACATACAGTTTCGATGTACAATAAAATGTTGGGTTTGTCGTCCAGGTGATTCAGAGAAGGGCGTTGTTAGTTTCTCCCAGGACACAAGGGCCACTGTCCTCTGATTGGCTCGGAATACCCCTCTGACATGCCCGTGGCCAATCAGAGGTGagtgtgcattgtgtgtgtgtgtgtgtgtgtgagtgagagagtgaataGAGAGAATGAATGCATGCATTTGTATCTGATTgtctgtgggtgggtgggtttgctgttagtgtgttagtgcATAATTGTCTGCTGGTGTGCTTGGGTGTACGCACGCAGCACGCATTTCTGTGTGGGTATGTATTTTAGTGTGGGTGTGTATTTTAGTGTGGGTGTGTATttcggtgtctgtctgtctgtatgagcGCTGAGGTGTGAATGTTGAATGTTCTTGACGTCATTCTAGAGCCTTCCACTGAGACagacttttacacacacacacacgcgtgttaGAAAGAGAAATACAGCATTGTGTTTTAACTGTAGTGTGATGCATCCCTTTTGAGTGACAGTTTTTCTACTCTTATTGGTCTGTGGTTGAACAGTAAAGCACTACTACCGTCATATTACTAGTGTGTTATTAATCCCCTCTCCTTACTTCAGGTGTGTGTTGTcgatggggaggtgtgtgtgtgagctattaacctcctctctcctcctccaggtgTGTGATGTCggggggggaggtggagatgTACCTGTCCCAGGTGCATGATGGGAGCGTGTCCTCAGGGTTCCGGGCGCTGTACGAGGAGAGACTCCTATTGGACGTCACGCTGCTCATAGAGGAACACCACTTCCAGGTTagcaacaaacacacactctctctcgctctctctctcgctcactcactAACATGTAATGTTATCCCCTCCAGGCTCACAAGGCCCTGCTAGCGACCCAGAGTGACTACTTCCGGGTCATGTTCACAgcagacatgagagagagagaccaggacaAGATCCACATGAAGGGGTTAACAGCTGCCGGCTTCGGCCACGTACTGAGGTTCATGTACTACGGTTCACTGGAGCTCAGCATGGTCACTGTGCAGGAGAtactacaggtaacacacacacacaactgtctcTTTAACCCTTTAAGCTGTGATGTATGTCCAATTCTCTTGTTCCTTCTTGCTGACGAAgatctgtcactctctctttgtTTCCCCTCACACTCTAGGCAGCCATGTACGTCCAGCTAACAGAGGTGGTAGAGTTCTGCTGTTCCTTCCTGC contains:
- the LOC115151627 gene encoding eukaryotic translation initiation factor 2 subunit 3, with the translated sequence MAGDESGITLGQPHLSKQDLNDLDVSTLTPLSQEIISRQATINIGTIGHVAHGKSTVVKAISGVHTVRFKNELERNITIKLGYANAKVYKLDDPSCPRPECYRSCGSSTPDEFPTDIPGTKGNFKLVRHVSFVDCPGHDILMATMLNGAAVMDAALLLIAGNESCPQPQTSEHLAAIEIMKLKHILILQNKIDLVKESQAKEQYEQILAFVQGTVAEGAPIIPISAQLKYNIEVVCEYIVKKIPVPIRDFTSEPRLIVIRSFDVNKPGCEVDDLKGGVAGGSILKGVLKVGQELEVRPGIVSKDHEGKLMCKPIFSKIVSLFAEHNDLQYAAPGGLIGVGTKIDPTLCRADRMVGQVLGAVGALPEIFTELEISYFLLRRLLGVRTEGDKKAAKVQKLSKNEVLMVNIGSLSTGGRVSAVKADLAKIVLTNPVCTEVGEKIALSRRVEKHWRLIGWGQIRRGVTITPTVDDD